One Mycobacteriales bacterium DNA segment encodes these proteins:
- the dut gene encoding dUTP diphosphatase, with product MEQLVVDRVRDLVVEIVRLDPDVPLPSYAHPGDAGCDLVTTVDVELGPGERALVPTGIAVALPEGYAGFVHPRSGLAARHGVSIVNAPGTIDAGYRGEIQVCLVNHDPHQRVVLARLDRVAQLVVQRVEHVAWREAETLSDSVRGAGGHGSTGLGQGQGRAEQDVQQEHRE from the coding sequence GTGGAGCAGCTGGTCGTGGACCGGGTCAGGGACCTGGTGGTCGAGATCGTGCGGCTGGACCCCGACGTACCCCTGCCGTCCTACGCCCACCCCGGCGACGCGGGCTGCGACCTCGTCACCACGGTCGATGTCGAGCTCGGGCCCGGTGAGCGCGCGCTGGTGCCGACCGGCATCGCGGTGGCGCTGCCCGAGGGCTACGCCGGTTTCGTGCACCCTCGCAGCGGCCTCGCCGCGCGGCACGGCGTCTCGATCGTCAACGCCCCGGGCACCATCGACGCCGGTTACCGCGGTGAGATCCAGGTCTGCCTGGTCAACCACGACCCGCACCAGCGGGTGGTGCTGGCCCGCCTCGACCGGGTCGCGCAGCTGGTCGTGCAGCGGGTCGAGCACGTCGCCTGGCGCGAGGCCGAGACGCTGTCCGACAGCGTCCGGGGTGCGGGTGGCCACGGCTCCACGGGGCTGGGGCAGGGACAGGGTCGGGCAGAGCAGGACGTCCAGCAGGAGCACAGGGAGTGA
- a CDS encoding amidase family protein has protein sequence MDDSLDPDDIAYAGVLGQRDLLRTGRLTATELLEISLARIDRFDGRVGAFRTLFRERARTEAAALSADDDRPLAGIPVAVKDGVRVEGHPPSYGTGSAEPPAAADDEVVRRLRDAGAVVVGVTKLPELALWPFTESQMWGSTRNPWDLSRTPGGSSGGSGAAVAAGMVAAATASDGGGSIRIPAACCGLVGLKPQRDRVPMGSQDDLHAAHWHGLSVMGCLTRGVADHALVLSVMSGGSIGAEVTEPGPLRIAWSTRTASPAPVDPAVHRALRTGLALLRDLGHEVVAADPSYKGIPTSFTTRFLRGAADDHAALANPAATEFRTRVVAAVGRRVSDSALRRAVAAGDAAGRRLATLPGGADVLVTPTLARPPVAVGALRGLATLVKAPRIVGFTPPWNVTGQPALSVPVSTHEGVPLAIQLVGPPDSEALLLGLAAQVERVTGFPDRRPPLG, from the coding sequence GTGGACGACTCCCTGGACCCTGACGACATCGCCTACGCCGGAGTGCTCGGCCAGCGCGACCTGCTCCGCACCGGCCGGCTGACCGCCACCGAGCTGCTCGAGATCAGCCTGGCCAGGATCGACCGCTTCGACGGTCGCGTGGGGGCCTTCCGGACGCTGTTCCGCGAGCGGGCCCGCACCGAGGCCGCGGCGCTGTCGGCCGACGACGACCGCCCGCTGGCCGGCATCCCCGTCGCGGTGAAGGACGGCGTGCGGGTCGAGGGGCACCCGCCGTCCTACGGCACCGGGTCGGCCGAGCCGCCGGCTGCGGCCGACGACGAGGTCGTGCGCAGGCTGCGCGACGCGGGCGCGGTCGTCGTCGGCGTCACGAAGCTCCCCGAGCTCGCCCTGTGGCCGTTCACCGAGTCGCAGATGTGGGGCTCGACCCGCAACCCGTGGGACCTCTCGCGCACCCCTGGTGGCTCGTCGGGTGGCTCCGGCGCTGCGGTCGCGGCCGGGATGGTGGCGGCCGCGACGGCGTCCGACGGCGGCGGCTCGATCCGCATCCCGGCAGCCTGCTGCGGCCTGGTCGGCCTCAAACCGCAGCGCGACCGGGTGCCGATGGGGTCGCAGGACGACCTCCACGCCGCCCACTGGCACGGCCTGTCCGTCATGGGTTGCCTGACCCGCGGTGTCGCCGACCACGCCCTGGTCCTGTCGGTGATGAGCGGTGGGTCGATCGGGGCGGAGGTCACCGAGCCCGGCCCGCTGCGGATCGCCTGGTCGACCCGCACCGCCTCCCCCGCCCCGGTCGACCCGGCGGTGCACCGCGCCCTGCGCACAGGGCTGGCACTGCTGCGCGACCTCGGCCACGAGGTCGTCGCCGCGGACCCGTCCTACAAGGGGATCCCGACGTCGTTCACGACCCGCTTCCTGCGCGGGGCGGCCGACGACCACGCGGCGCTCGCGAACCCTGCCGCGACGGAGTTCCGCACCCGGGTCGTCGCGGCGGTCGGTCGGCGGGTCAGCGACAGCGCCCTGCGTCGGGCAGTGGCCGCCGGCGACGCGGCCGGGCGCCGGCTCGCGACACTGCCCGGTGGCGCCGACGTGCTGGTCACGCCGACGCTCGCCCGCCCACCGGTGGCCGTCGGGGCGCTGCGCGGCCTCGCCACCCTCGTCAAGGCGCCCCGCATCGTCGGCTTCACCCCGCCCTGGAACGTCACCGGCCAGCCCGCCCTCTCGGTCCCGGTGTCGACCCACGAGGGGGTGCCGCTCGCGATCCAGCTGGTCGGCCCGCCCGACTCGGAGGCGCTGCTGCTCGGCCTGGCCGCGCAGGTCGAGCGGGTGACGGGCTTCCCCGACCGACGGCCCCCGCTCGGCTGA
- a CDS encoding alpha/beta fold hydrolase, whose product MTAAAASHGADLDSLLSLRLRRGLAGTVLSSRSARVVFDAGHAGVWTVTLDKGRGSVRRGSSPDPTLVISGTAGVLADIVGGRESGVQAFLDGRVTCRGDLALSLQLDGLWEAGGDAADRPDRFPRALQVSAMGVRTSYLEAGPLDAPPVILLHGLGATNASMLPTLADLAHDHRVIAPDSPGFGASAAPSGPYSPAWFAAWLEEFQVATRSRGAVLVGNSLGGRLALEAGLTHPKSVRGVVLLAPSPAFRRLRQWVPLVRVMPPELARLPVVVSHRLVVEGIRGMFSVPDRLPRSWYDAAADEFRRVMRSPSHRVAFFQCARQIYLEDAYGRTGFWHRLPGLVPPALFVWGDRDRLVPSSFARHVADALPDAGSVVLEDCGHVPQFEHPEVLNPMVRGFITSLA is encoded by the coding sequence GTGACGGCCGCCGCCGCGTCGCACGGCGCGGACCTCGACAGCCTGCTCTCCCTGCGTCTGCGACGCGGTCTGGCCGGCACCGTCCTGTCGAGCCGGTCCGCGCGGGTCGTCTTCGACGCCGGTCACGCCGGTGTCTGGACCGTGACCCTCGACAAGGGCCGTGGGTCGGTCCGGCGCGGCAGCAGCCCCGACCCGACCCTGGTCATCAGCGGTACCGCGGGGGTGCTGGCCGACATCGTTGGGGGCCGGGAGTCCGGCGTCCAGGCCTTCCTCGACGGCCGCGTGACCTGCCGTGGTGACCTCGCGCTGTCGTTGCAGCTCGACGGCCTGTGGGAGGCCGGTGGGGACGCAGCGGACCGGCCGGACCGCTTCCCGCGTGCCCTGCAGGTCAGCGCGATGGGGGTGCGCACGTCGTACCTCGAGGCAGGTCCTCTCGACGCCCCGCCCGTGATCCTGCTGCACGGCCTCGGCGCCACCAACGCCTCCATGCTGCCGACGCTGGCCGACCTGGCCCACGACCACCGCGTCATCGCCCCCGACTCCCCCGGCTTCGGCGCCTCCGCCGCCCCGAGCGGCCCCTACTCCCCGGCGTGGTTCGCCGCCTGGCTCGAGGAGTTCCAGGTCGCCACCCGCAGCCGTGGCGCGGTCCTCGTCGGCAACTCCCTCGGCGGCCGGCTGGCGCTCGAGGCCGGACTGACCCACCCGAAGAGCGTGCGCGGTGTCGTCCTGCTCGCACCCTCGCCGGCGTTCCGGCGACTGCGCCAGTGGGTGCCGCTGGTGCGCGTCATGCCCCCCGAGCTGGCCCGGCTGCCGGTCGTCGTCTCGCACCGGCTCGTCGTCGAGGGCATCCGCGGCATGTTCAGCGTCCCCGACCGGCTGCCCCGCTCCTGGTACGACGCTGCCGCCGACGAGTTCCGCCGCGTCATGCGCTCGCCGTCGCACCGGGTGGCGTTCTTCCAGTGCGCCCGGCAGATCTACCTCGAGGACGCCTACGGCCGCACCGGGTTCTGGCACCGACTGCCCGGGCTGGTGCCGCCGGCGCTGTTCGTGTGGGGCGACCGCGACCGGCTGGTCCCGTCGTCGTTCGCGCGCCACGTCGCCGACGCGCTGCCCGACGCCGGCTCGGTCGTGCTCGAGGACTGCGGCCACGTGCCGCAGTTCGAGCACCCGGAGGTGCTCAACCCGATGGTGCGCGGGTTCATCACCTCGCTGGCGTAG
- a CDS encoding DUF3159 domain-containing protein: protein MPEDRTAPPAPTTSTFAEAIGGTRGVIDSALPATAFVLTRLATDSLNTAIVVALVVGVGLLALRTRRGEPLTQVWSGFFGLVIAVLFARATGTGEGFFIPGIIMTGLTGVGFTVSLLVGRPAVGLVLAAFDEKYAGWRDHPGLFRACQLATAVWTVTFFIRAGVAETVRRGEGDNDGQLFLVINVVKYACIAVAAVVSVVLVRRSGFTAPQPAVDDDALVEPAAEPDPH from the coding sequence GTGCCTGAGGACCGCACGGCCCCACCGGCCCCGACGACCAGCACCTTCGCTGAGGCCATCGGAGGCACCCGGGGCGTCATCGACAGCGCGCTGCCGGCGACGGCCTTCGTGCTCACCCGGCTCGCCACCGACAGCCTCAACACGGCGATCGTGGTCGCGCTCGTCGTCGGCGTCGGGCTGCTCGCCTTGCGCACCCGCCGCGGCGAGCCGCTCACCCAGGTGTGGAGCGGCTTCTTCGGTCTGGTCATCGCGGTGCTCTTCGCCCGCGCGACCGGCACCGGGGAGGGCTTCTTCATCCCCGGGATCATCATGACCGGTCTGACCGGCGTCGGGTTCACTGTCTCGCTGCTGGTCGGCCGACCGGCCGTCGGACTGGTCCTGGCCGCCTTCGACGAGAAGTACGCCGGTTGGCGGGACCACCCCGGACTGTTCCGCGCCTGCCAGCTGGCCACTGCCGTCTGGACGGTCACCTTCTTCATCCGCGCGGGAGTCGCTGAAACCGTGCGCCGCGGTGAGGGTGACAACGACGGCCAGTTGTTCCTCGTCATCAACGTCGTGAAGTACGCCTGCATCGCGGTCGCCGCGGTCGTGTCGGTGGTGCTGGTCCGGCGCTCCGGTTTCACCGCGCCGCAGCCCGCCGTGGACGACGACGCCCTTGTCGAACCGGCAGCGGAGCCCGACCCCCACTGA
- a CDS encoding DUF4235 domain-containing protein: protein MLAKVGWKVVGVGSGLVAAKASRSVLDKGWAATKGGEPPRNPAAPGTSWPDALQWAVASGVAVAVARLVATRGAAGAWRRTTGHLPPGLEEVGN from the coding sequence GTGCTCGCGAAGGTCGGTTGGAAGGTCGTGGGAGTCGGCTCGGGGCTGGTCGCGGCGAAGGCGAGCCGCTCGGTGCTCGACAAGGGGTGGGCCGCGACCAAGGGCGGTGAGCCGCCGCGCAACCCCGCCGCCCCCGGCACGTCCTGGCCGGACGCGCTGCAGTGGGCGGTGGCCAGCGGGGTCGCCGTCGCCGTGGCGCGGCTGGTCGCGACCCGCGGTGCGGCCGGGGCGTGGCGTCGCACGACCGGGCACCTGCCGCCCGGCCTCGAAGAGGTCGGCAACTAG
- a CDS encoding EAL domain-containing protein, with protein sequence MPAALSAPADAPRSTGLLPAARGEAVAMLLRAAVLMLASVTLLLAEPDTAAEERRFLLAGAWHLAAMVACLGLAAALVRVRSAALSWRATLVFALLDVAAYALYSALFHDLQGAGTTYGIFVLLMAPVRWGWAGAAASIPVVSAIVAVWPQREPDGRLIAPLTALLLCVVFAFPAAAISTLVRRWAARLRQAEGLLAGAFAHASTGMALLDEHGALLQVNHAMAQLLGADEASLQGTPFLRHALADDRARVTAALATLSPSRRGTRAEVRLRGADGTLRWVLLAASWMDGQAGVPPRVVIQLENVTERKRVEQRLSHQASHDELTGLPNRTMLREQLDLALRAGEHVAVLFMDLDRFKVVNDGLGHAAGDRLLVQVGQRLDATLRPGDLVARLGGDEFVIMARRVEGESDARLLADRVLAALRSPISLGDHLEVVSASIGIALSGPDTTGDVLLRDADTAMYQAKGAGGARVAVFAPQMREQAVSAHELEVDLRHALAAGRVRVVYQPSVDLVTGRIEGVEALARWHDDVRGDVPPGEFIAVAEQSELIGEIGRFVLRQSLQDLVRWSGRGLAHVPSVAVNVSVRQLTDPAFPPLVASLLDDTGVDPAKLCLEVTETALSGDVDPVVAALAALREIGVKLSIDDFGTGHASLTYLARFPVDVVKVDRTFVVGVGVDAGSAAIVGGVVAMAHTFGLRVVAEGPETTEQLALLRDLGCDQAQGFAYARPLDIDALVDLLDSSGARMVPAPRRPEPSPTRSVDESRRYRLLLDGARDITACLQVDSVLERAFVVLRRVIDFTGGSIQLVDGDVVRLAATDPPATPEALGASIPLGQGVGGTIAQTGEPRYLPDITVASTVTAKRRTTGTSLGVRSWYGVPLVAEGRVIGVLQIDSTEVDAFGEDDRLLVLSFAPLVAAGVQNARSFTRELNALQERPR encoded by the coding sequence ATGCCCGCCGCGCTGTCCGCCCCCGCGGACGCCCCCCGCTCCACCGGCCTGCTGCCGGCTGCGCGAGGTGAGGCCGTCGCGATGCTGCTGCGCGCCGCCGTGCTCATGCTCGCGAGCGTCACTCTGCTGCTCGCCGAGCCCGACACCGCTGCGGAGGAGCGCCGCTTCCTGCTCGCTGGTGCCTGGCACCTCGCGGCCATGGTGGCCTGCCTGGGGCTCGCTGCGGCACTGGTCAGGGTGCGCAGCGCCGCGCTGTCGTGGCGGGCGACCCTCGTCTTCGCGCTGCTCGACGTGGCCGCCTACGCGCTCTACAGCGCGCTGTTCCACGACCTGCAGGGCGCGGGGACGACCTACGGCATCTTCGTCCTGCTCATGGCTCCCGTCCGATGGGGGTGGGCCGGTGCGGCGGCCAGCATCCCGGTCGTCAGCGCGATCGTCGCGGTCTGGCCGCAGCGCGAGCCCGACGGACGCCTGATCGCGCCGCTCACCGCGCTCCTGCTCTGCGTGGTCTTCGCCTTCCCGGCCGCCGCCATCAGCACCCTCGTGCGGCGGTGGGCCGCGAGGCTGCGCCAGGCGGAGGGGCTGCTCGCGGGAGCCTTCGCCCATGCCTCGACGGGCATGGCGCTGCTCGACGAGCACGGTGCGCTCCTGCAGGTCAACCACGCCATGGCCCAGCTCCTCGGCGCGGACGAGGCCTCGTTGCAGGGCACGCCGTTCCTGCGGCACGCGCTGGCCGACGACCGCGCCCGCGTGACAGCGGCGCTCGCGACGCTGTCGCCCAGCCGCCGCGGGACGCGCGCCGAGGTCCGGTTGCGGGGGGCGGACGGCACGCTGCGCTGGGTGCTGCTCGCGGCGTCGTGGATGGACGGGCAGGCGGGGGTGCCACCCCGGGTCGTCATACAGCTCGAGAACGTCACGGAGCGCAAGCGGGTGGAGCAGCGCCTCTCCCACCAGGCCAGTCACGACGAGCTGACCGGGCTGCCCAATCGCACCATGCTGCGCGAGCAGCTCGACCTGGCGCTGCGTGCCGGCGAGCACGTTGCGGTGCTCTTCATGGACCTCGACCGCTTCAAGGTCGTCAACGACGGGTTGGGTCATGCCGCCGGGGACCGGCTGCTCGTGCAGGTGGGGCAGCGCCTCGACGCCACCCTGCGACCAGGGGACCTCGTGGCGAGGCTCGGGGGCGACGAGTTCGTCATCATGGCGCGGCGGGTCGAGGGCGAGAGCGACGCGCGGCTGCTCGCCGACCGTGTCCTGGCAGCCCTGCGCTCGCCGATCTCGCTCGGCGACCACCTGGAGGTGGTCAGCGCCAGCATCGGCATCGCGCTGTCCGGCCCGGACACCACCGGCGACGTGTTGCTTCGGGACGCCGACACCGCGATGTACCAGGCGAAGGGTGCGGGCGGCGCGCGCGTTGCGGTCTTCGCACCGCAGATGCGCGAGCAGGCCGTCTCCGCCCACGAGCTCGAGGTCGACCTGCGGCACGCCCTCGCGGCCGGTCGGGTGCGCGTCGTCTACCAGCCCTCGGTCGACCTGGTCACCGGGCGGATCGAGGGCGTGGAGGCGCTGGCCCGGTGGCATGACGACGTGCGTGGCGACGTCCCCCCCGGGGAGTTCATCGCCGTCGCCGAGCAGAGCGAGCTGATCGGCGAGATCGGTCGGTTCGTGCTGCGCCAGTCTCTGCAGGACCTCGTGCGCTGGTCCGGTCGTGGCCTGGCCCACGTGCCGTCGGTCGCGGTCAACGTCTCGGTGCGTCAGCTCACCGACCCGGCGTTCCCGCCGCTCGTGGCCTCCCTGCTCGACGACACCGGTGTGGACCCCGCGAAGCTCTGCCTCGAGGTCACTGAGACGGCGCTGTCGGGTGACGTGGACCCGGTGGTCGCCGCGCTCGCCGCACTGCGCGAGATCGGCGTGAAGCTCTCCATCGACGACTTCGGCACGGGTCACGCGTCGCTGACCTACCTGGCTCGCTTCCCCGTCGATGTCGTGAAGGTGGACCGCACCTTCGTGGTCGGCGTGGGTGTCGACGCCGGCAGCGCGGCCATCGTCGGTGGCGTCGTCGCCATGGCCCACACCTTCGGGCTGAGGGTCGTGGCCGAGGGGCCGGAGACCACCGAGCAGCTCGCGCTGCTGCGCGACCTGGGCTGCGACCAGGCGCAGGGCTTCGCCTACGCCCGGCCGCTCGACATCGACGCGCTGGTCGACCTGCTCGACAGCTCCGGTGCCCGGATGGTGCCCGCGCCGCGGCGCCCCGAGCCGTCCCCGACCCGCTCGGTCGACGAGTCGCGGCGCTACCGCCTGCTGCTGGACGGGGCCCGTGACATCACGGCCTGCCTGCAGGTCGACTCGGTGCTCGAGCGGGCCTTCGTCGTCCTGCGCCGGGTCATCGACTTCACCGGCGGCTCGATCCAGCTCGTCGACGGCGACGTCGTGCGGCTCGCGGCGACCGACCCGCCCGCGACCCCCGAGGCGCTCGGGGCGAGCATCCCGCTCGGCCAGGGAGTCGGCGGCACCATCGCGCAGACCGGTGAGCCCCGCTACCTGCCTGACATCACGGTCGCCTCCACGGTCACGGCCAAGCGGCGTACGACGGGCACCTCGCTCGGCGTGCGCAGCTGGTACGGCGTGCCGCTCGTCGCCGAGGGCCGGGTCATCGGCGTCCTGCAGATCGACTCCACCGAGGTCGACGCCTTCGGTGAGGACGACCGGCTGCTCGTGCTGTCCTTCGCGCCGCTGGTCGCCGCGGGGGTGCAGAACGCGAGGTCGTTCACGAGGGAGCTCAACGCGCTCCAGGAGCGCCCCAGATGA
- a CDS encoding OB-fold nucleic acid binding domain-containing protein, giving the protein MSTSPGRLKRALTRLTADPEDLAAADLQQDVVSAGATSVSTCRVGQPVCVAGTLRQVVLRPRAGVPTLEAEVYDGSGTVTLVWLGRRRIGGIEPGRSLVARGRLTMHDGRPTIYNAAYELKPASA; this is encoded by the coding sequence GTGAGCACCAGCCCCGGTCGTCTGAAGCGCGCCCTCACCCGCCTCACCGCGGACCCCGAGGACCTTGCCGCCGCCGACCTGCAGCAGGACGTCGTGTCCGCGGGCGCGACCTCGGTGAGCACCTGCCGGGTCGGTCAGCCGGTCTGCGTCGCGGGCACGCTGCGCCAGGTGGTCCTGCGCCCGCGCGCGGGAGTGCCAACGCTCGAGGCCGAGGTCTACGACGGCTCCGGCACGGTCACGCTCGTCTGGCTGGGCCGCCGCCGCATCGGTGGCATCGAGCCGGGCCGCTCCCTCGTGGCGCGCGGACGGCTCACCATGCACGACGGCCGCCCGACGATCTACAACGCCGCCTACGAACTCAAGCCCGCCAGTGCCTGA
- a CDS encoding DUF3710 domain-containing protein, giving the protein MSVFGRKKQVTFEPVDPDDFVDDLDEEDRAFEDAELLAEIERLERDEARQSVPRPQGPWDAHDAPERPADQPLLDLGGLLVPVPPDCEVRVDVSPEGEVVAATVVRGESALQVNAFAAPKTEGIWGEVRAEIAEALSGGGGRAEVADGPFGPELRAAVPTEVPGQGVVLADARFLGVDGPRWFLRGLITGPAATDSALAAPLEGALRDIVVVRGNDPMAVRDALPLRLPRDVQDQAAAELGDGLADDASDASSDAGPSSGHAERIDSDSPGGLAMPERGPEITEIR; this is encoded by the coding sequence GTGAGCGTGTTCGGTCGCAAGAAGCAGGTCACCTTCGAGCCGGTCGACCCGGACGACTTCGTCGACGACCTCGACGAGGAGGACCGCGCGTTCGAGGACGCCGAGCTGCTCGCCGAGATCGAGCGGCTCGAGCGCGACGAGGCGCGGCAGTCCGTGCCCCGTCCGCAGGGTCCGTGGGACGCCCACGACGCGCCGGAGCGGCCGGCCGACCAGCCGCTGCTCGACCTCGGCGGCCTGCTCGTGCCGGTGCCGCCGGACTGCGAGGTGCGCGTCGACGTCAGCCCCGAGGGCGAGGTCGTCGCGGCGACCGTCGTGCGGGGCGAGTCGGCGCTGCAGGTCAACGCCTTCGCCGCTCCCAAGACCGAGGGCATCTGGGGCGAGGTCCGCGCCGAGATCGCTGAGGCGCTCAGTGGCGGTGGCGGCCGCGCGGAGGTCGCCGACGGGCCCTTCGGTCCCGAGCTGCGTGCCGCGGTCCCGACGGAGGTGCCGGGCCAGGGCGTCGTGCTCGCCGACGCGCGCTTCCTCGGCGTCGACGGCCCGCGCTGGTTCCTGCGTGGCCTCATCACCGGTCCTGCGGCCACCGACAGCGCCCTCGCTGCACCGCTCGAGGGCGCGCTGCGCGACATCGTCGTGGTGCGCGGCAACGACCCGATGGCGGTGCGTGACGCGCTGCCGCTGCGGCTGCCGCGCGACGTCCAGGACCAGGCCGCCGCTGAGTTGGGCGACGGGCTCGCCGATGACGCGTCGGACGCCTCCTCGGACGCCGGACCGTCGAGTGGCCACGCCGAGCGCATCGACAGCGACTCGCCCGGCGGGCTCGCGATGCCCGAGCGGGGTCCGGAGATCACCGAGATCCGCTAG
- a CDS encoding DUF4193 domain-containing protein, whose product MATDYDQPRRSEADDLGEDSLEELKARRAEAQASSVDVDEADLAEALELPGADLSGEELTVRVLPKQSDEFTCSSCFLVHHRSQLASDKGGRLVCRECA is encoded by the coding sequence ATGGCCACCGACTACGACCAGCCCCGACGGTCCGAGGCCGACGACCTCGGTGAGGACTCCCTCGAGGAGCTGAAGGCGCGCCGCGCCGAGGCGCAGGCGAGCAGCGTCGACGTCGACGAGGCCGACCTGGCCGAGGCCCTCGAGCTGCCCGGCGCCGACCTGTCGGGTGAGGAGCTCACCGTGCGCGTGCTGCCCAAGCAGAGCGACGAGTTCACCTGCTCGTCGTGCTTCCTGGTCCACCACCGCAGCCAGCTCGCCTCCGACAAGGGCGGCCGCCTGGTCTGCCGCGAGTGCGCCTGA
- a CDS encoding SDR family oxidoreductase, producing the protein MPLPHQRSVVVTGANSGIGLVTVLELAGAGYDVIGTVRSDEKTDVVLSAASDRELDVRTVVLDVDDAASTEAGFAEVATMTDGGPWAVVNNAGYAQSGAVEDVTDELARRQLETNVLAPMRIARLVLPTMRERGEGRIVNMSSVAGRLSTPLMGWYCASKHALEALSDALRMEVEQDGVRVVLVEPGMFGTDIWSAAKEGGFPEPTSSRYAAAYAHAEALGARSDKLPDPVWVARTVRLALTNPVPLARYVVGVDAVGGILAETFAPTVVTDYLKSVGSGMRKLPVKIPFLPR; encoded by the coding sequence GTGCCCCTCCCCCACCAGCGGTCCGTCGTGGTGACCGGTGCCAACAGCGGCATCGGCCTCGTGACCGTGCTCGAGCTCGCCGGCGCCGGCTACGACGTGATCGGCACCGTCCGCAGCGACGAGAAGACCGACGTCGTGCTGTCGGCTGCATCCGACCGCGAGCTCGACGTCCGCACGGTGGTGCTCGACGTCGATGACGCCGCCTCCACCGAGGCCGGCTTCGCCGAGGTCGCCACGATGACCGACGGCGGACCGTGGGCCGTGGTCAACAACGCCGGCTACGCCCAGTCCGGTGCCGTCGAGGACGTCACCGACGAGCTCGCCCGCCGCCAGCTCGAGACCAACGTGCTCGCACCGATGCGCATCGCCCGCCTCGTCCTGCCCACCATGCGCGAGCGCGGCGAGGGCCGCATCGTCAACATGAGCTCGGTCGCCGGCCGGCTCTCCACGCCGCTGATGGGCTGGTACTGCGCCTCCAAGCACGCCCTCGAGGCGCTGTCCGACGCGCTGCGGATGGAGGTCGAGCAGGACGGCGTCCGCGTCGTGCTCGTCGAGCCCGGGATGTTCGGCACCGACATCTGGTCCGCGGCCAAGGAGGGCGGCTTCCCCGAGCCGACCAGCTCGCGCTACGCCGCGGCCTACGCCCACGCCGAGGCGTTGGGTGCCCGCTCCGACAAGCTGCCCGACCCGGTCTGGGTCGCGCGCACCGTCCGCCTCGCCCTGACCAACCCGGTGCCGCTCGCCCGCTACGTCGTCGGCGTCGACGCGGTCGGCGGCATCCTCGCCGAGACCTTCGCCCCCACCGTCGTCACCGACTACCTCAAGAGCGTCGGCTCGGGCATGCGCAAGCTCCCGGTCAAGATCCCCTTCCTCCCACGATGA
- a CDS encoding DUF3093 domain-containing protein yields the protein MTRTTREYDERLRVPLWWWPGTLAMLLLLAAVVHSGADGVRSWLPYVVAAVLTVVLLLRASRGRVRVAEGVLHVPGARVPVALVDRAVPLDPVSLRRLSGPQRHPWAFLARKGFLQTAVLVELDDPADDTPYWVVSTRRPEALAQVLSPEDAPRA from the coding sequence ATGACGAGGACTACCAGGGAGTACGACGAAAGGCTCCGCGTCCCGCTGTGGTGGTGGCCGGGGACGCTCGCGATGCTGCTGCTGCTCGCCGCCGTGGTGCACAGCGGCGCCGACGGGGTGCGGTCGTGGCTCCCCTACGTCGTCGCGGCCGTCCTCACCGTGGTCCTGCTGCTGCGCGCCTCGCGCGGCCGCGTGCGCGTCGCCGAGGGCGTGCTGCACGTGCCGGGCGCCCGCGTCCCCGTCGCGCTCGTCGACCGGGCGGTGCCGCTCGACCCGGTGTCGCTGCGCCGGCTGTCCGGTCCGCAGCGCCACCCGTGGGCGTTCCTCGCCCGCAAGGGGTTCCTGCAGACGGCCGTCCTCGTGGAGCTCGACGACCCGGCCGACGACACGCCCTACTGGGTCGTGTCCACGCGCCGACCGGAGGCGCTCGCGCAGGTGCTGTCCCCCGAGGACGCCCCGCGCGCCTGA
- a CDS encoding LysE family transporter produces the protein MSTALLTGLGLGLAVAAQVGPVSLLLVRTVLRGATSAGLAIGLGAAVVDVAYAAAGSAGAAGLLEVAALRTTLGLLGSAVLVVLGLRALQTVRRPLLAGDLPAEIATPTRALRTSLAATASNPMTIAAWTAVFLATTTAELTRGAAGTGLLLLGIGLGTLIWFTALTGVVRLVRGRVTDRGLRGVDIASGLGLVAFGVVLAVRVL, from the coding sequence ATGAGCACCGCACTGCTGACCGGCCTCGGCCTCGGCCTCGCCGTCGCGGCGCAGGTCGGCCCGGTCTCGCTGCTCCTGGTCCGCACGGTGCTGCGGGGCGCGACCTCCGCAGGGCTGGCGATCGGGCTCGGCGCCGCCGTCGTCGACGTGGCCTACGCCGCGGCCGGCAGCGCGGGCGCGGCTGGCCTGCTCGAGGTCGCCGCGCTGCGCACCACCCTCGGCCTGCTCGGCTCCGCCGTGCTGGTGGTCCTCGGCCTCCGCGCCCTGCAGACCGTCCGCCGGCCGCTGCTCGCCGGCGATCTGCCGGCGGAGATCGCGACTCCCACCCGTGCCCTACGCACCAGCCTCGCCGCCACCGCGTCTAACCCGATGACGATCGCCGCCTGGACCGCGGTCTTCCTCGCAACCACGACCGCCGAGCTGACCCGCGGTGCCGCGGGGACCGGCCTGCTCCTGCTGGGAATCGGTCTCGGCACGCTGATCTGGTTCACCGCCCTCACCGGAGTCGTGCGGCTGGTGCGCGGGCGGGTCACCGACCGGGGGCTGCGCGGGGTCGACATCGCCTCGGGGCTGGGGCTGGTGGCCTTCGGCGTGGTGCTGGCGGTCCGCGTGCTCTGA